Proteins found in one Sorghum bicolor cultivar BTx623 chromosome 1, Sorghum_bicolor_NCBIv3, whole genome shotgun sequence genomic segment:
- the LOC8054325 gene encoding patatin-like protein 7 — protein sequence MDDAEEMQVERLQEEADAGGADTDKLSYEIFSILESKFLFGYTDPHQLWLPKPPTPQASAAAPGKPSAAAQRGKVCVLCVDGGGGGLRALLAGRALAHLEAALRRASGDPDARVADYFDLAAGTGAGGVFAAMLFSTHSRGAPLFHADDTWRLVADHAPRMFRRPGSSSSTSLFCRGKKRPLAAPTAALEAAMKSAFGEELTLRDTIKPVLISCYDLKTSAPLVFSRADALENESYDFRLCEVGRAAWSEAGRFEPAEVASVDGATSCAAVDGGPTMGSPAAAAITHVLHNKHEFPFVRGVEDLLVLSIGGCSGGGSGAAGEAELRRMRRWGPKEWARPIARIAADGAADLVDHAVARAFGQCRSSNYLRIQAKRESMPPCGPDGEYDPSPGNVRALLAAADEMLKQRNVESVLFEGRRVGEQTNAEKLDWFAAELVAEHRCRGSRIAPTVAFKQAPQKP from the exons ATGGACGACGCGGAGGAGATGCAGGTGGAGAGGCTGCAAGAGGAGGCCGACGCGGGGGGTGCCGACACGGACAAGCTCAGCTACGAGATATTCTCCATCCTCGAGAGCAAGTTCCTGTTCGGCTACACCGACCCGCACCAGCTCTGGCTGCCCAAGCCGCCGACGCCGCAGGCGTCGGCCGCGGCGCCGGGTAAGCCATCGGCGGCGGCGCAGCGGGGGAAGGTCTGCGTGCTCTGCGTggacggcggtggcggcggcctgCGCGCGCTGCTGGCGGGACGCGCGCTGGCGCACCTGGAGGCCGCGCTCCGTCGCGCGTCGGGGGACCCCGACGCCCGCGTCGCCGACTACTTCGACCTCGCTGCAggcaccggcgccggcggcgtgtTCGCCGCGATGCTCTTCTCCACGCACTCGCGTGGTGCGCCGCTGTTCCACGCCGACGACACGTGGCGGCTCGTGGCGGACCACGCGCCGCGGATGTTCCGCAGGCCCGGGTCCTCCTCGTCCACGTCCCTGTTCTGCCGCGGCAAGAAGCGGCCCCTGGCCGCGCCCACGGCGGCGCTGGAGGCGGCGATGAAGTCCGCGTTCGGCGAGGAGCTCACCCTGCGGGACACCATCAAGcccgtgctcatctcctgctacGACCTCAAGACGTCCGCGCCGCTGGTGTTCTCGCGCGCCGACGCCCTGGAGAACGAGAGCTACGACTTCCGCCTGTGCGAGGTCGGGCGCGCCGCGTGGTCTGAGGCCGGCCGCTTCGAGCCCGCCGAGGTGGCCTCGGTCGACGGCGCCACGTCCTGCGCCGCTGTAGACGGCGGGCCCACCATGGGTAGCCCGGCGGCCGCCGCCATCACGCACGTGCTCCACAACAAGCACGAGTTCCCGTTCGTGCGCGGGGTCGAGGACCTCCTCGTGCTCTCCATCGGCGGCTGCTCTGGCGGAGGCTCCGGCGCCGCTGGCGAGGCGGAACTCCGGCGCATGCGTCGGTGGGGTCCCAAGGAATGGGCGCGCCCCATCGCCCGTATCGCTGCCGACGGCGCCGCCGACCTGGTCGACCACGCCGTGGCGCGCGCCTTCGGGCAATGCCGCTCATCCAACTACCTGCGCATCCAG GCGAAGCGGGAGAGCATGCCGCCGTGCGGTCCGGACGGGGAGTACGATCCGAGCCCAGGGAACGTGCGCGCGCTTCTCGCGGCGGCGGACGAGATGCTCAAGCAGCGGAACGTGGAGTCGGTGCTGTTCGAGGGGAGGCGAGTCGGGGAGCAGACGAACGCGGAGAAGCTGGACTGGTTCGCGGCCGAGCTCGTCGCGGAGCACCGCTGCAGAGGCTCCCGGATCGCACCCACCGTTGCGTTCAAGCAGGCGCCGCAGAAGCCGTAG